The nucleotide window TAGgataacaaaattgaaaataatttttttaagatttaaatatcttttgaaTACCTATAAAATAGGCGATTTTACTTTTACTActtaaatcatcatttttttcaatttcagtaccttacatattttttgtgtttgattttattatttttaatttagttagaATTTGCGATCCTCTCCATTAATGGTAAAGTATAGAAAATGATGCTATTTTTTagatactaaaaaaattgaaaatgttttttcttaatttttaaagaaatgagATGTTTttcgacaaaaaaaaaagctttcatTAGCGACAATTTTTGTTGGAAAAGTGTTGTGCATGATTCATGTTATGGGCGGACATGACTCATATGTTACGTGCAGGTTGATGTTGAAGCATAATGGGATGAAAGCATATTTGTTCTTTGTGCTTGACCCACCTATTATTGGGTTACCACGATGAGGGTTGGGGATACGGGGGCGTAGTCCTCCGACCTCCACAGTACAATAGATCGGTGATATTGTAATTATGTATCGTGGATTAATCTTTATAAACTGATATAATCCTATttgtcaaataaataatatatatagaaataacACTCCGTTTTTTAGTATTGTATATACTTGTCAAACTTTGTTAAATCTttcatttttgtgtgtgtttacTTTGTTTTTAGAATTCCGATTCCTATTAATATTGCTGACAAAAAGTCATAACTTATATGTACCTATTTTCTGGCTGTGGATAATTAGTaagagtaatgatatataagtcatcattaattttaaatgtattGTTAATGTATACTTCTTATTTCTCTtaatctctctctttctattaCATCATTAATCTTatcatacttatattattttttctcttttcttctctctttagaTGTTGATCAATAAGTTCTTGAgtgtacattaaatatttttcaattagcaATAGTATTTATCATTAACTTTTGTTGTTACTGGTTACTGACGGTAAAGTAGCAGGTAATTACTGACAACTTTTTCCTTTAgctgtaaaaaataattaccaatgcccttatttttcttttcttttcttttccactGATAAATGCTCATCGATAAGCCCTTAGAAAAGGTGTTTTCACGAATGGCTCTTGGCCTTAGGtaatattctttttcttgttgtgTAATTAAACACACACGGAGAAGATATCGATTAAATTACTATGAGAGTAATTCTTGATATTACTCATTTCATAAACATACTTAATATGCTTCAAACAATCTCGCACTTCTTGTGcattttaatcatatatattaaatttgttgttTAGCTGACAAAAAGAACTTAATTAATAAGAACTTtgaatttaacaattaatttaataaaattgaatacatgcaaaaaataattgaaggagTAACTTAACCAAAACTTACTTCTGAGTAACATGATTTTAAGAGagaattttaagataaaaatgttaaatgGAAAATTATgagtattataatttaattccttTCAGACACACATATGTATGATAGAGTAGTttccagcaaaaaaaaaaaaaaacacatatataGAGTAGAGAGATGTTATTAACAAATCTTTTTTAATAcactgtttattattattatttaaaattttcaaaattacccataaaattataaattttatatcttatttaataatttctaataaattttaaccaccATTTCTCCTTCTCATAATATTATGATACTGGCGTCCAAAATACCTATTTATAATGGGGCTGCTATATTCAAAGTGAAAAAGTAGTGATTGAAAAATCGGCGATTCAAATGAACTTCCGGTGCAATCGAGTCGTAGGTAGGTGCAAAACTTTTCTACAATCCACTAATTGATGGGAGCCCTCATCACCACACACAATCATCCAAAACCTATTTCAAGGATTTTATCTGCCAACTAATTATACTCATTCATTTAGTACATGGATGCTTTATTAAATTCATTTCTCCTCTCCCAAACccgtttaacattttttttgttcttaaacAATTAACCCCACTTGGCATTCCAAAACACTATATAAACCACCATTCCCTTCAAATAACTCCCATCCCTATAACCACTCTTCTCTTAAGCTCTAGTAGTTAAGAAACATTAGTTAAAGAAGATAAGAAACATTACACCTAGCTACTAGAGTTTAACATGGCTTCCAAAACTTGCTCCTCCCTTGCTCTTTTCCTCACACTCAACCTCGTTTTCTTCTCACTTGTCTCTGCATGTGGTTATACACCATGCCCTGGTCCAAACCCAAAGCCAAGGCCCAACcccaaccctaaccctaaccccagCCGAAGTGGCTCGTGCCCCCGTGATGCACTCAAACTAGGTGTATGCGCCAATGTGCTAAACTTGGTGAATGCCACTTTGGGTCAACCACCAGTTACCCCTTGCTGCACCCTTCTCGATGGCCTCGTTGACCTTGAGGCTGCAGTGTGCCTATGCACTGCCCTCAAAGCAAACATTTTGGGCATCAACCTCAACCTTCCAATCTCACTCAGCTTGCTTCTCAACGTTTGCTCAAGGAAAGTCCCACGTAATTTCCAATGTGCTTAATCGTGGCCCATGAAACAAGTTGCTTCGTGTTTCCTAGTTGTGGCTTtccgttgttttttttttcaaattccaTTTATCATGGTGTGATTCTTGTACGTGCATGGATGATTAACTTCTCGTTATTAATTCTGTCgctttattgattgttttatcAGGCAAAGTGTCACATTAAATAAATTCCCAATGCTTAATTTGTTATGTAAagcaaaaggaataaaaaatatggtAGTGTTATTTATTTGACAGATAAATGATTAATGTTacaaatatactttttaatatttatcgctgcctttttgtttgtcttttcGGTGAATGAGAGCATCTGCTGATCAGAAAAATTACATTGCTTTCTAACTTGTGTCCAATGCGCAACCAGAGGAAAACTAATTCAAGAAAAgtataaaaacaaaagcaaacatGCACAACACTGCAAATGAACCCGTGACGAGTGTACAAGCACTCCACGTGCATgcactattattttatttttaaaaactcagAACAACCAGCTATTTaaacaaagataaatattaaattctatGGCACCCTTAGAAGTTTTGGAACATTCATTTTTAGACCAATAGTTATTAAGTTgctactgtaaaaaaaaaaaaaaaagttgctacTTGGATGTAGTGATATGAAATTGTTACATGTATCAATCTAGtccctaattaattaaaatattttttcttttaaatttaaaaattataattattttaattaaacagaGCTGATCACAGACTCTGTAAATCTTGGAGAAGTTTTGGCATTAATGGGTTCTTCGACCTTCAAGAAGTGAAAAAACATCTTTGTTAAATCTACTAAGAGGAAGGTTAATTCAATCTACAGTTGGTGACTCTATCACTTACAATGATTAGCCTTATTCCAAGTTCCAAAAGAGCATGTAAAATATCCTACTGATTATTGTTCTTACAAGCCTTCTGAAGTCCATAGCCTGGTTCCTAATCTAGATCAATCCCCCAGTTCAGGTGTGTGGAAATGTCTCTGTCTTCCTCCTAATCCTTCTATATACTTTAGCCTTTAGGACGGGTCTCCTGATTCATTGGGATACTCTTACGCCTCGATGTAGGCCTAGTCGTCCTAGGTCTTTTATTGTGAGTGATTTACCTCAGGATGATTGAGGTGGGCCCAATACACAGCCCTTCAAGCCATAAGTACAGTATGCGTGAAGTGGGTTTGTAGAGTTCAGGTTGACCGAGGTGTGGCTCAATACACAAACCCTCAAGTCATGAGTAAAGTATTCACGAAGTGAATTTGTAGAGTTTGGACCCACTGAGGTTTAACCCAATACAACTATCAAGATTGAAATTGCAAGGTACTTATTAAAACACGCCTATTGAATTCTTAACAAGTCAACGATTACAAATCTTGCAAGAACACTAGTTGAAATATTgtgtaaaattataaatgaatgaACCGCAAATAAAAGTGCCTAAACCATCCCTGCTTAACAtagtatagaaaaaaaaagagtagtgATACATGAATCATTACCTATTATATACACCCCATCAAtatccatcttttttttttatctctctctttctatcaCATTATAATATCTATCATACCTATATTTCTCCCCCTTTATATCCCTAGGTATTATAGGACATGGGTACCATTAACtattttccaaaagaaaaatagaatactTTTCTCAATCAAGATGTCCCCAATACAATTtacaaaaggaaaatatttcttaaacccACAACACTGCCTCAACGAGTATAGCAAACAAATTAGGGTCTACCTAGGGGTAGGAGGGTGGAGATAACTTCATGAAGACTTAAAGTtccattttttattgtaaaagaaGTGATCGAGTGCAACAAttgattaattgattgaataaatTTGCCTTCCCCACTTCCAGTGTTTAAAATTGTATGGGTctatttggataaacttttctagaagtatttttaggaaaaaaataagaaaaaataaaataatttttttcataagttaaaatgagttattagttaatttgtagatgttttttttatttttataagaaaagttATATGAGagaatttttacaaattaattaataattaattaatgcaaaacttattttagtttatggagaagttcatatcatttttttttagaagtgcTTCCAAAGAAATTAACCCACACAAATCCTATGTCCTTCTAGGAGGTGACTACCAGCAAAATTGCATGTGTTTTTCAAATTGAACCATCTAagttatctataaaaaaaatgaaccatcaaattaaatttaatggttGAGACGTTGTATACAACATTATAAATTGAATTGATATGatgttgtacatttttttagtcATCAACATACGTGTGGAACAAAACCAATTTATTACATTTCTCACATGTAAATTGAACCGATGTGATTTTACATAGAAATGAGCTTTCTTGTGTAACATGAGTGTCCCTTTTATAGTCAGTTTTGTGGGAATGAAAGAGGGAcgagtgaaaatgaaaaacgaTGAAAGTAgaaatgttaaatttaaaataagtagcttttaagtaattttaaaataagggaGACGTGTGTTTGATAGGGATGAAAGTGGGgtgaaagatttaaaaaaatagattcccACAGCACAAtaatttcacatcaaaattAGATGAAAGTAGGATAAAGTAAGTAGCACCATTAAGAGAGAAAAAGCGCTCCTCGATTAGTTTGATTCGGCAGTTATATATAATCGATtatgttatattaataatttgttatatatatatatatatatatatatatatatatatatatatatatatatatatatacaatttgttttaaaaaaatatttatcataaaaataaaaaaaataatgatatttaataatattaataaatattattagtaaacaata belongs to Glycine soja cultivar W05 chromosome 5, ASM419377v2, whole genome shotgun sequence and includes:
- the LOC114412148 gene encoding 14 kDa proline-rich protein DC2.15-like — encoded protein: MASKTCSSLALFLTLNLVFFSLVSACGYTPCPGPNPKPRPNPNPNPNPSRSGSCPRDALKLGVCANVLNLVNATLGQPPVTPCCTLLDGLVDLEAAVCLCTALKANILGINLNLPISLSLLLNVCSRKVPRNFQCA